One segment of Acropora muricata isolate sample 2 chromosome 8, ASM3666990v1, whole genome shotgun sequence DNA contains the following:
- the LOC136926613 gene encoding uncharacterized protein — translation MLCSQSHPLYRCDAFKSKSVEQRREFVSKKNICFNCVNSRDHLAKSCTSTNRCKVPGCGKPHHSLLHQSNLSRPDHRSHLTEGTSTPAIPTGSLSDPSEPTASINTSVAQSPEIFLQVIPLKVIGKNGRHTTTYPLIDSASDVTLIDPSLVQELGIEGEKGELSISTVSQREKQQTGLRVDFKISPVDGQRSDYVIIRNAWALRDLTIPLKHISASMKATRWTHLQHVPFPDVERGKVSILIGTGIQEAFIPLEVRRGKPNEPFAIRSCLGWSVLGGSVGAASKHLFNLNFVSAEDTSLSRQLEEFWRVESCGTLKETRRTMSVEDHKALKIINNTISFADGHYQMGLLWKHEDPHLPFNRSLAETRLKALKGRFRRSPELEMKYRSVVNDYIAKGYARQLSKEEASSKSNITWYLPHHPVFNINKPNKIRVVFDAAAKFKGTSLNDRLYHGPDLTNDLVGVLIRFRQEKIAFTADIDAMFHQVKVLPKDADALRFLWWNDSLDQPPVDYQMLVHIFGATSSPCCANKALKQTAEDNKTPLSPEAVKTIQRNFYVDDLLKSVLKSVATTESAITLANQLVRVLKECGFRLTKFASNSNKVLRVFPQEELANPSINLDLDELPIGRTLGLHWDALADKLQFKVAPTNKPPTKRGILSTVSSLFDPLGFLGPFLLPAKVILQQLWRIDASWDDPIQEPLLAQWNNWLKSMSHVANLKIPRCFKSFSERSISNIQMHYFSDASTHGYAAVGYLRLLGDVGKVHCAFVMGKTRNTPLKQWSVPRLELQAAVIATRLHLLIREELDLPLVGVTFWSDSLTTLQYIANERRRLKPFVANRVNEIREVSTPQQWRYVPTSLNPADDGSRGMELHKLNSKCRWLCGPSFLLRPEEEWPSLSIGSVSEHDSEVQLEKSVMSINIQGSSLDKLLKRFSSWPRLLTIVAWLIRFVNYVQRKGSAVQKGRITLPEIRLSTSKVVQLVQRQTFPDEVDSLSAGHPVKRQSELCTLSPVVVEGTLRVGGRIHRAPISYEAAHPMILPKKHPVSTLIIRYFHEILGHAGREHVLSCVRQHFWIIRARSLVRQVLRKCISCRRRNEAPLNQIMADLPKQRLTPYEPPFSYTGVDFFGPFYVKRGRGSDKVYGCLFTCFTSRAVHIEDVSSLQTDAFIQALRRFISNRGFPKEIWSDNGTNFTGADREIRLAIGQWSQDHLNKCLLKDEIRCSLCPLFQWKFQPPSASHMNGVWKRMIRSVRKTMKAILGNQHTLIGLETLRTVFAEVVTILNSRPLTANSDDPNDQEPLTPNHLLLQRKTLALPPGLFVQEDLHRRKQWRITQFLADCFWKRWIKEYIPTLQQRQKWVRDKRDLRINDLVLVIDENMPRGKWLLGRIVNTFPGNDERVRVVEVKTKNSTLTRPITKLVLLEEEV, via the coding sequence ATGCTATGTTCCCAAAGTCATCCGCTCTACCGTTGTGATGCTTTCAAGTCGAAGTCGGTTGAACAAAGAAGGGAATTCGTTTCCAAGAAAAACATCTGCTTCAACTGCGTTAATTCAAGAGACCACCTGGCAAAGTCATGTACTTCTACCAATCGCTGTAAGGTACCAGGATGTGGCAAGCCTCACCATTCACTCCTCCACCAATCAAATCTAAGTCGTCCTGATCATCGATCCCATCTTACTGAGGGTACATCTACTCCTGCCATTCCCACTGGCTCACTAAGCGACCCATCTGAACCAACAGCGTCTATCAACACATCTGTGGCCCAGTCCCCTGAAATATTCCTACAAGTTATCCCCCTGAAGGTCATTGGCAAGAATGGAAGGCATACGACAACATATCCGCTCATCGATTCTGCGTCAGATGTAACCTTGATAGATCCATCACTAGTCCAAGAGCTTGGCATTGAAGGTGAGAAGGGTGAACTCTCCATCTCCACAGTGAGCCAGCGAGAGAAACAACAAACGGGCTTGAGAGTTGACTTCAAGATTTCACCAGTTGACGGCCAGCGATCTGATTACGTCATAATACGAAATGCATGGGCTCTTCGAGACCTCACAATTCCACTGAAGCATATTTCTGCTAGTATGAAAGCGACTCGTTGGACCCACCTTCAACACGTACCATTCCCTGACGTCGAGAGGGGGAAGGTGTCCATTCTTATCGGAACTGGAATCCAAGAAGCCTTCATTCCTCTGGAAGTTCGAAGAGGTAAACCTAACGAGCCCTTCGCAATTCGATCTTGTCTTGGATGGAGCGTTCTTGGTGGTTCCGTTGGTGCAGCCAGTAAACATctattcaatttaaatttcgtATCCGCTGAAGATACTTCCCTCAGCCGTCAACTGGAAGAATTTTGGCGAGTTGAGTCTTGTGGAACTCTGAAAGAAACGCGTCGTACAATGTCAGTGGAAGATCACAAGGCGTTGAAGATAATCAACAACACCATCTCGTTTGCCGATGGTCATTACCAGATGGGACTTCTTTGGAAACATGAGGACCCTCATCTTCCGTTTAACAGATCTTTGGCAGAGACCCGTCTCAAGGCCCTGAAGGGAAGATTCCGTCGAAGTCCTGAGCTTGAAATGAAGTATCGATCCGTCGTAAATGACTACATTGCGAAAGGCTACGCAAGACAACTTAGCAAGGAAGAAGCCTCCTCCAAGTCCAACATTACATGGTACCTGCCGCACCATCCAGTGTTCAATATAAACAAACCCAATAAGATCCGGGTGGTATTTGATGCTGCCGCCAAGTTCAAGGGAACGTCACTGAACGATCGGTTGTACCATGGTCCAGACCTAACGAACGATCTGGTAGGAGTACTCATTCGCTTCCGACAGGAGAAGATTGCGTTCACAGCCGACATAGACGCGATGTTTCATCAAGTTAAAGTTTTACCCAAAGATGCAGATGCCTTGAGGTTCCTGTGGTGGAATGATTCCCTGGACCAGCCACCAGTCGACTATCAGATGCTCGTCCATATTTTTGGTGCAACCTCGTCACCTTGTTGCGCAAATAAGGCACTGAAACAGACGGCAGAAGATAACAAGACTCCTCTTAGTCCCGAAGCTGTCAAGACAATCCAGAGGAATTTCTATGTTGATGATCTGTTAAAGTCTGTGTTAAAGTCTGTGGCAACTACGGAGTCAGCGATTACGTTAGCAAACCAGCTTGTACGTGTTTTGAAAGAATGTGGATTCCGTCTTACGAAGTTTGCAAGTAACAGCAACAAGGTTCTCAGGGTCTTCCCTCAAGAAGAGTTGGCAAATCCGTCCATCAACCTCGACCTTGATGAACTCCCCATCGGACGGACACTGGGCTTACACTGGGATGCGCTAGCTGATAAACTTCAATTCAAGGTTGCTCCTACTAACAAACCTCCAACGAAACGTGGCATTCTATCCACTGTCAGCTCATTGTTTGACCCCCTTGGTTTTCTCGGTCCATTTCTTCTTCCGGCAAAAGTTATTCTTCAACAGCTATGGAGAATTGATGCTTCGTGGGATGATCCAATACAAGAACCTCTTTTAGCTCAATGGAACAATTGGCTGAAGTCCATGTCTCATGTCGCCAATCTGAAGATTCCACGATGTTTCAAGTCTTTCTCTGAAAGATCCATCTCAAACATCCAAATGCATTACTTTTCGGATGCGTCCACCCATGGATACGCGGCAGTGGGTTATCTTCGGCTACTTGGCGATGTTGGAAAAGTTCACTGCGCCTTTGTCATGGGAAAGACCCGCAATACCCCTTTGAAGCAATGGTCTGTTCCCCGCTTGGAGCTGCAAGCGGCCGTAATTGCTACCCGCTTACATTTGCTGATACGCGAAGAGCTAGATCTTCCCTTGGTTGGTGTAACGTTCTGGTCCGATTCCTTAACCACCTTGCAGTACATAGCCAACGAAAGAAGACGGCTTAAGCCATTTGTAGCGAATCGAGTAAACGAGATTCGTGAAGTCTCTACGCCACAGCAATGGCGATACGTTCCAACATCGCTTAATCCAGCTGACGACGGATCGAGGGGAATGGAATTGCACAAGCTGAATTCAAAATGTCGTTGGTTGTGCGGACCAAGTTTTCTCCTTCGCCCAGAAGAAGAATGGCCATCCCTCAGCATCGGCTCTGTTTCTGAACATGATTCGGAAGTTCAATTAGAAAAATCGGTTATGTCCATTAATATCCAAGGATCATCATTAGACAAGTTACTGAAGCGTTTTTCATCCTGGCCACGCCTGTTAACCATTGTTGCTTGGTTAATTCGTTTTGTCAACTACGTACAGAGGAAAGGGTCTGCAGTCCAGAAAGGGCGTATAACTCTGCCTGAGATACGGTTATCAACCAGCAAGGTGGTTCAGCTAGTTCAGCGCCAAACTTTTCCTGACGAGGTTGATTCATTGTCTGCAGGTCACCCAGTAAAGCGTCAAAGCGAACTTTGCACTCTTTCCCCGGTTGTCGTGGAGGGCACTTTGCGAGTCGGAGGCAGAATTCATCGTGCTCCTATATCTTATGAAGCCGCCCATCCAATGATACTTCCCAAGAAACATCCAGTTTCAACACTCATTATCCGTTACTTTCACGAGATCCTTGGGCACGCTGGTCGTGAGCATGTGCTTTCTTGCGTGCGTCAGCATTTTTGGATCATCCGAGCAAGATCCCTAGTGCGCCAAGTCTTACGAAAGTGCATCAGCTGTCGCAGAAGAAATGAAGCACCTTTGAATCAAATCATGGCTGACCTTCCAAAGCAACGCCTTACCCCGTACGAACCGCCCTTCTCTTATACAGGGGTTGATTTCTTTGGTCCGTTCTATGTAAAGCGTGGTCGTGGCTCGGACAAGGTTTACGGATGTCTCTTCACATGTTTCACCAGTCGCGCAGTCCATATAGAAGATGTTAGCTCACTACAAACTGATGCCTTTATTCAAGCTCTCAGACGATTCATTTCCAACCGTGGATTTCCAAAGGAAATATGGAGCGACAACGGCACAAACTTCACTGGTGCAGATAGAGAAATTCGTTTAGCAATTGGGCAGTGGAGCCAGGATCatctgaacaaatgtttactGAAGGACGAAATTCGTTGTTCCCTGTGTCCACTGTTCCAATGGAAGTTTCAACCTCCATCCGCAAGCCATATGAACGGAGTCTGGAAAAGAATGATTCGAAGTGTCCGCAAAACCATGAAAGCGATCCTTGGAAACCAGCATACCTTGATTGGATTGGAAACCCTTCGAACTGTCTTTGCTGAAGTTGTAACAATACTAAACAGTCGCCCTCTCACAGCCAATAGCGACGATCCAAATGACCAGGAACCACTAACACCAAATCACTTACTGCTTCAAAGGAAAACCCTTGCCTTGCCACCGGGGTTGTTTGTCCAAGAGGATCTCCATAGAAGGAAACAGTGGAGAATAACTCAATTCCTTGCGGACTGTTTCTGGAAAAGATGGATAAAGGAATATATTCCAACGTTGCAACAGCGTCAGAAATGGGTTCGTGATAAGAGAGACTTACGCATCAACGACTTAGTGTTGGTTATCGACGAGAACATGCCAAGAGGGAAATGGCTTCTTGGTCGTATTGTGAACACCTTTCCTGGAAATGACGAACGTGTACGGGTTGTTGAAGTAAAAAcgaaaaattcaacgctgactaGACCGATTACCAAGCTTGTATTACTGGAGGAAGAAGTCTAA